A genomic window from Candidatus Methylacidiphilum fumarolicum includes:
- a CDS encoding HlyD family secretion protein produces MGFKLLNRKESRIKREAIGSSSSCEQEPSLTTVSQGSKTEEQKGLRAFLIKSILYGLIFSLIFFLAYLLFEYFSSYETTDDAFIAGHIIRIAPKVAGHVVGYYIDDNMDVKKGQLLIEIDPRDYQSRVAIAQANKEWAETEWKRMKEILRSSAVSQLQVDAAWAVKLSTEAFLKFYELQLGYTRIYAPEDGRITMRSVEKGQYVEVGQTLFDIVPPDLWVVANYKETQITFMRPGQAAKIRIDAYPHHRYKGHVDSIQRGSGAQFSLLPPENATGNYVKVVQRVPVKILFDEPLASDETVGPGFSVVPTVEVGKFHVSFFWSIVLILTGFGIGVVLAFILKNTKKQR; encoded by the coding sequence ATGGGCTTTAAACTCTTAAACCGCAAAGAAAGTCGAATTAAGCGGGAAGCTATTGGTTCCTCCTCTTCCTGCGAGCAAGAACCATCTTTGACTACAGTCTCTCAGGGTTCGAAGACAGAGGAGCAAAAGGGTTTGCGTGCATTCCTTATAAAGTCGATTCTCTATGGACTCATCTTTAGTCTAATTTTTTTTCTTGCCTATTTGCTTTTCGAGTATTTCTCATCCTACGAAACCACTGATGATGCCTTTATCGCAGGACATATCATTCGCATCGCTCCCAAAGTTGCTGGCCATGTTGTGGGCTATTATATTGATGACAATATGGATGTTAAAAAAGGACAGCTGTTAATCGAGATTGATCCCAGAGATTATCAATCACGAGTAGCCATTGCTCAAGCCAATAAAGAATGGGCTGAAACGGAGTGGAAAAGAATGAAAGAAATCCTTAGGTCTTCTGCTGTTTCCCAACTTCAAGTGGATGCCGCTTGGGCTGTTAAACTTTCCACCGAAGCCTTTTTAAAGTTCTATGAACTGCAACTTGGTTATACCAGAATTTATGCTCCGGAAGATGGCAGAATAACCATGCGATCGGTCGAAAAAGGACAATACGTCGAGGTGGGACAAACCCTTTTTGATATTGTTCCTCCTGATCTTTGGGTAGTAGCGAATTATAAAGAAACACAGATTACTTTTATGCGTCCTGGTCAAGCAGCTAAAATCCGAATCGATGCCTATCCTCATCATCGCTATAAGGGCCATGTAGATAGTATTCAAAGAGGCAGTGGCGCGCAGTTTAGCCTTCTGCCACCAGAAAATGCAACAGGGAATTATGTTAAAGTGGTCCAGAGAGTACCCGTTAAGATCCTTTTTGATGAACCCCTAGCTAGTGACGAAACAGTTGGTCCTGGTTTCTCTGTTGTTCCAACGGTAGAAGTTGGAAAATTTCATGTAAGCTTCTTTTGGTCTATTGTCCTAATTCTTACTGGCTTTGGAATAGGTGTAGTGCTAGCCTTTATTCTTAAAAATACGAAGAAACAAAGATAG
- a CDS encoding ArnT family glycosyltransferase has product MERLMWFFRFNKVNEEEIEQRTLPFLKLSAFPSFPLASVFFLLVLSFFYIEESRGPVIFDDNEGLYAGAAKEMIQRNDWILPTVNGVPRLQKPPLVYWSILISYKLFGINEFAARLPEGIATVLWIIGIYLLGSAMGGEKLGLLACLMLGSAFGFFIFTHILMPEPFFSAAVTYAILFIYLGIRDGRKRYFLAAWFVMALGSLAKGLHAVLYPLLSSGLSVLFFPKLRKRWLNLFWWPGIVLFFLMFVPWYVAIEYKVPGFLREHFLNEQFGHALNHRNPPDAGTVPILQFYLEHFIFLLPWTLYLGSLWELKDKPFFKWESSLLISWILTTFLSVTFSSLQDYYAMSCWGALIMILAKPFCLEQKETKNPIYFSLPSLLIVLIGLGGILVALFIDHSKGIHPIWAKPLEKRDTFLSAIFGFSFSTWKNFVPLLYRASFSFLIGGIIAYWLFLKKERFLAGIFLAFTMIYPLHQAGQGFGLLSDYFSSMKLAKKINHIITQDDIVISDSEPNFASGLFFYLNHSPIFWVHANPKAEFAQRSLHLGSEYYLTEKDVENYWNGKRKVFLITEEVSMPYWAERFKIDAAKLIPIEKSGTRVLLLNHRNE; this is encoded by the coding sequence GTGGAACGACTAATGTGGTTTTTTCGGTTCAATAAAGTTAACGAAGAAGAAATAGAACAACGAACGCTTCCCTTTTTAAAATTATCAGCCTTTCCTTCGTTTCCTCTAGCCTCGGTTTTCTTCCTATTGGTCCTATCCTTTTTTTATATTGAAGAAAGCCGTGGTCCAGTCATCTTTGATGACAATGAAGGCCTTTATGCTGGGGCTGCAAAAGAAATGATCCAACGAAATGATTGGATTTTACCAACTGTCAATGGAGTTCCAAGATTACAAAAACCTCCTTTGGTCTACTGGAGCATTCTAATATCTTACAAACTTTTTGGCATCAATGAGTTTGCAGCACGACTTCCTGAAGGCATTGCAACAGTCTTATGGATTATTGGCATCTATCTTCTTGGCAGTGCTATGGGTGGAGAAAAACTTGGACTGTTAGCCTGTCTAATGCTTGGAAGTGCGTTTGGATTTTTCATTTTTACCCACATTTTAATGCCTGAGCCTTTTTTTTCAGCAGCTGTTACCTATGCTATACTCTTTATTTATCTAGGTATAAGGGATGGCCGAAAACGATATTTCCTAGCTGCGTGGTTTGTCATGGCTCTTGGTTCGCTGGCCAAGGGACTGCATGCAGTTTTGTATCCTCTACTCAGTAGTGGACTCTCAGTATTATTTTTCCCCAAACTAAGAAAAAGATGGCTGAACTTGTTTTGGTGGCCTGGCATTGTCCTTTTTTTCCTAATGTTTGTGCCATGGTATGTGGCTATTGAGTATAAAGTGCCCGGCTTTCTCCGTGAGCATTTTTTAAATGAACAGTTCGGGCATGCCCTCAATCATCGGAATCCTCCGGATGCAGGAACAGTACCAATATTGCAGTTTTATCTTGAGCATTTCATTTTCCTGCTTCCTTGGACCCTCTATTTGGGTTCTTTATGGGAACTAAAAGATAAGCCTTTCTTTAAGTGGGAAAGCTCTCTGTTAATTAGTTGGATCCTAACAACCTTTTTGTCTGTGACCTTTTCTTCTTTGCAAGATTACTATGCGATGAGCTGTTGGGGAGCCTTGATTATGATTCTGGCAAAACCTTTTTGTCTTGAACAAAAAGAAACGAAGAATCCTATTTATTTTAGCCTGCCCTCGCTTCTTATTGTACTTATAGGGCTTGGTGGGATCTTAGTAGCACTTTTTATTGATCATAGTAAGGGTATTCATCCTATATGGGCGAAGCCATTGGAAAAAAGAGACACCTTTTTGTCTGCAATATTCGGGTTTTCCTTTAGCACATGGAAAAATTTTGTACCTCTTTTGTATAGGGCATCCTTCAGCTTTTTAATTGGTGGAATAATTGCCTATTGGTTATTTTTGAAAAAAGAAAGATTCCTGGCCGGGATATTTCTTGCCTTCACGATGATTTATCCGCTTCATCAAGCTGGTCAAGGATTTGGCTTGCTCAGTGATTATTTTTCTTCGATGAAGCTAGCTAAAAAAATCAACCATATTATTACTCAGGACGATATTGTTATTTCTGATAGCGAGCCCAATTTTGCTTCGGGTTTGTTTTTTTACTTAAATCATTCTCCGATTTTCTGGGTCCATGCGAATCCAAAGGCAGAATTTGCACAGAGAAGCCTTCATCTAGGTAGTGAATATTATCTAACTGAAAAGGATGTTGAAAATTATTGGAACGGAAAACGAAAAGTGTTTCTTATCACTGAAGAAGTCTCAATGCCTTACTGGGCAGAACGTTTTAAAATAGACGCTGCAAAACTCATTCCGATTGAAAAAAGTGGTACTCGCGTGTTGCTTCTGAACCATAGGAATGAATAA
- a CDS encoding NUDIX domain-containing protein encodes MKKITRAAGFVIYKEENGKPFYLLLRAYRNWDFPKGTIQSGESDFEAALRETEEETTLNCFEFPFNLESKETEVYSKGKISKFFIAKLKEGEPVLRPSPELGRAEHHEWRWVNFEEALKLLPIHLIPILQWANARICSRKTPKEEA; translated from the coding sequence ATGAAAAAAATAACTAGAGCTGCAGGCTTTGTAATTTATAAAGAAGAAAATGGCAAACCTTTCTATCTGCTTCTTAGGGCTTATAGGAACTGGGATTTCCCCAAGGGAACCATCCAAAGCGGGGAGTCAGATTTTGAAGCTGCCCTCCGGGAAACCGAAGAAGAGACTACTTTAAATTGTTTTGAATTTCCTTTTAACCTAGAATCAAAAGAAACAGAAGTCTATTCAAAGGGAAAAATCAGTAAATTTTTTATTGCAAAACTAAAAGAAGGAGAACCCGTACTTAGGCCAAGCCCAGAACTTGGAAGAGCTGAACACCACGAGTGGCGCTGGGTGAATTTCGAAGAAGCATTAAAACTTTTACCCATTCATCTTATCCCAATCTTACAATGGGCAAATGCTCGAATTTGTTCGAGAAAAACACCTAAAGAAGAAGCTTAA
- a CDS encoding alkaline phosphatase family protein yields the protein MDNHSWFLRLYSFIAVVILAIYGRAAPSKEQLHNIIIIYQENHSFDNLFGTMEKVDGIANAKHALLQEDKQGLPYKTLPPIYDPVNKTIDKRFSRPLPNGPFLLNDFLTINSPIPDPIHSFYRNQLQINGGKCNRFVAWSNTGGLPMGYYQSQSLPLYAYAKQYTVLDHFFQAAFGGSFLNHIWLVAAQTPYWGEAPEELKSKLEFDNQGKWIGIKKEGPLTPDGYVVGTVQSVYQPHSSTQKESHLLPPLTIPTIGDRLSEAGISWAWYAGGWNDALQGRADPSFQFHHQPFVYFKNFGGSTEAKKKFLKDETDFFLDIKKGSLPQVCFVKPLGRYNEHPGYSTIEAGEKHAIELIEALKNSPYWNNLLIILTYDEFGGFWDHVPPPKNDRWGPGPRIPALLISPFCEGGKVNSKYYDTTSILKLIEWRFNLSPLSSRDKSARNLFEALIE from the coding sequence ATGGATAATCATAGCTGGTTCTTGAGACTTTATTCTTTTATTGCAGTGGTTATTCTTGCCATTTATGGAAGGGCTGCCCCTTCAAAAGAGCAGCTACATAACATCATCATTATTTACCAAGAAAACCACAGTTTTGACAACTTGTTTGGTACCATGGAAAAAGTAGATGGTATTGCAAATGCAAAACATGCCTTGCTACAAGAGGATAAACAAGGCCTACCATACAAAACTTTGCCTCCTATTTATGATCCTGTGAACAAAACAATAGACAAAAGATTCTCTCGACCTCTGCCCAATGGTCCTTTTCTTTTAAATGATTTCTTAACTATAAACAGCCCCATACCTGATCCCATCCATAGTTTTTACAGGAATCAGCTTCAGATAAATGGTGGTAAATGCAACCGATTCGTAGCTTGGAGTAATACTGGAGGCTTACCCATGGGCTATTATCAGAGCCAATCTCTACCCCTCTATGCTTATGCAAAGCAGTACACCGTTCTTGATCATTTTTTTCAGGCAGCCTTTGGGGGTTCCTTTTTGAATCACATATGGCTTGTGGCTGCACAGACTCCCTATTGGGGAGAGGCTCCTGAGGAACTAAAATCTAAGCTGGAATTCGACAATCAAGGAAAATGGATCGGGATTAAAAAAGAAGGGCCATTGACTCCGGATGGGTATGTTGTAGGTACTGTACAAAGCGTCTACCAACCCCATTCTTCCACACAAAAAGAATCCCATCTACTCCCTCCATTAACCATTCCAACGATCGGGGATAGACTGTCGGAAGCTGGAATTTCTTGGGCATGGTATGCGGGTGGCTGGAACGATGCACTCCAAGGAAGGGCTGATCCCTCTTTCCAGTTCCATCATCAGCCCTTCGTATACTTTAAAAATTTCGGTGGTTCTACTGAAGCAAAGAAAAAATTCCTTAAAGATGAAACAGATTTTTTCCTGGATATTAAAAAGGGATCTTTACCTCAAGTATGCTTTGTTAAACCCCTCGGCAGATACAACGAGCACCCTGGGTATTCAACCATTGAAGCAGGAGAAAAACATGCTATCGAACTGATAGAAGCTTTAAAAAATTCTCCTTATTGGAACAACCTTCTTATTATACTAACCTATGATGAATTTGGTGGTTTTTGGGACCATGTCCCCCCACCTAAAAATGATCGCTGGGGACCTGGCCCAAGAATCCCCGCACTGCTCATTTCCCCTTTCTGCGAAGGAGGCAAAGTTAATTCCAAATATTATGACACGACTTCTATTTTAAAGCTAATCGAATGGAGATTTAACTTATCTCCCTTATCCTCTCGGGACAAGTCGGCAAGAAATCTCTTCGAAGCCCTAATAGAATAA
- the coaD gene encoding pantetheine-phosphate adenylyltransferase, translating into MKKVLYPGTFDPITLGHVDVILKAVRLFDEVIIGVSGQSPKETLFQLEERISLVQLTIKELSFQNLRALSYTGLTVDFAKQLGCCAIIRGLRAVSDFESEFQLALMNRRLEPKIETIFLMPEDNHIYLSSSLVKEISRLGGDISPFVPVAVVEALKQKMSKRNSLSIISQLSAQ; encoded by the coding sequence ATGAAAAAAGTCCTTTATCCAGGAACCTTCGATCCCATTACCCTTGGACATGTTGATGTCATACTCAAAGCGGTTCGTTTGTTTGATGAAGTGATTATTGGAGTTTCAGGTCAATCACCTAAGGAAACTCTTTTTCAATTAGAAGAACGCATCTCCCTTGTTCAGTTAACAATAAAAGAATTGTCCTTCCAAAATTTAAGAGCATTGTCTTACACTGGCCTCACCGTAGACTTTGCCAAACAGTTAGGCTGTTGTGCCATTATTCGCGGGCTTCGCGCGGTATCTGATTTTGAAAGTGAGTTTCAACTTGCTCTAATGAATCGCAGATTAGAACCTAAAATCGAAACCATTTTTCTCATGCCCGAAGATAACCATATTTATTTAAGCTCTTCTTTAGTAAAAGAAATAAGCAGGCTTGGCGGGGATATATCGCCCTTTGTTCCCGTTGCCGTTGTAGAAGCACTGAAACAAAAAATGTCCAAAAGAAATTCTCTTTCTATTATTTCTCAACTCTCGGCACAATAG
- the murA gene encoding UDP-N-acetylglucosamine 1-carboxyvinyltransferase — protein MDKFVIKGGNPLIGKVTISGSKNSALPILAATLLTPEECIIHRVPDLSDIRYMLEILKFLGAQVHYEKGTVRVKNKIINWIAPYDLVRKMRASICILGPLIARCGKARVSLPGGCVIGDRPIDLHISGLQKLGANIDIIKGDVVAQGGQLRGTTINLRGPYGSTVLGTDNVMMAACRSEGTTIIEGAACEPEVEDLAKFLVSMGAKISGIGSQRLIIEGIKELHGSEYTIITDRIEAGTFAVGAAMTKGDLFLEQAPVNHMTSVLEKLRDCGVTIQVEEKGLRVSRSGPLKAFEIETSSYPGFPTDMQAQFCAMATIACGKSKVVENIFPNRFMHISELKRLGANIELLKNEVHIYGIERLSGAPVMASDLRASAALVLAGLVADNTTEVHRVYHIDRGYEKIDEKLLAVGAMIKRVYSKT, from the coding sequence GTGGATAAATTTGTTATTAAAGGGGGGAATCCTCTCATTGGAAAAGTTACTATCAGTGGATCAAAAAATTCTGCTCTTCCTATCCTGGCTGCAACGCTCCTGACACCGGAAGAATGTATCATTCATCGAGTTCCCGATCTCAGTGATATACGGTATATGTTGGAAATTCTAAAATTTCTGGGTGCTCAGGTTCATTACGAAAAGGGAACGGTAAGAGTCAAGAATAAGATTATTAATTGGATAGCCCCCTATGACTTGGTCCGAAAAATGCGAGCCTCCATTTGCATTCTTGGCCCCCTCATAGCTCGATGTGGAAAAGCTAGGGTCTCTTTACCAGGAGGGTGTGTGATTGGAGATAGACCTATTGATCTTCACATTTCTGGACTCCAAAAGCTAGGAGCCAATATCGATATCATCAAAGGTGATGTTGTGGCTCAGGGCGGGCAGCTGCGAGGCACTACTATCAATTTAAGAGGTCCTTATGGCTCAACAGTACTCGGAACAGATAACGTGATGATGGCTGCTTGCCGATCAGAAGGAACAACGATTATAGAGGGGGCTGCCTGTGAACCAGAAGTAGAAGACCTAGCCAAATTTCTTGTGTCAATGGGTGCTAAAATCAGCGGGATCGGTTCCCAACGCTTGATCATCGAAGGGATAAAAGAACTTCATGGAAGCGAATATACAATTATTACAGATAGAATAGAAGCAGGGACATTTGCCGTTGGCGCCGCAATGACTAAAGGCGATTTATTCCTTGAACAGGCTCCTGTCAACCACATGACCAGCGTACTGGAAAAATTGCGAGACTGCGGGGTAACCATTCAAGTCGAAGAAAAGGGTTTACGGGTATCGAGATCTGGCCCACTCAAAGCTTTTGAAATCGAGACTTCTTCTTATCCAGGATTCCCAACTGATATGCAGGCTCAATTTTGTGCCATGGCCACTATTGCCTGCGGAAAGAGTAAAGTCGTCGAAAATATATTTCCAAACCGGTTTATGCATATCAGTGAACTGAAACGACTAGGAGCCAATATCGAACTATTGAAAAACGAAGTACACATTTATGGGATAGAACGGTTAAGCGGAGCTCCTGTCATGGCTTCAGACCTCAGGGCTTCAGCAGCTCTCGTGCTTGCGGGGCTCGTAGCCGACAACACTACGGAAGTCCATCGAGTCTATCATATAGATAGAGGATATGAGAAGATTGATGAGAAACTATTAGCGGTAGGAGCAATGATCAAAAGAGTGTATTCTAAGACATGA
- the prmC gene encoding peptide chain release factor N(5)-glutamine methyltransferase has product MTESRQLFKKALAYLEEKNIDSPRLSCELIFSDALQIDRLALYTNPSSSLESKIADLIWERVERRARGEPVAYILGYSLFYGEKFWISPAVLIPRPETEFVVESAMELLPRLTGPVLDIGTGSGAIAVTIAQAYPNLSFYGTDICSNALQIAEKNKKKLKNLFFYQDNLLDRPPCDFFELMIANLPYLPSEIIPQLSPEIQFEPRIALDGGKDGLELIRKFIPQAKNRCRYLILEIGDGQFLPVKQLLVDHGFSVVQVKKDLSQMERVVIGKYRG; this is encoded by the coding sequence ATGACCGAAAGCCGTCAATTGTTTAAAAAAGCCCTAGCGTATTTAGAAGAAAAAAATATAGACTCTCCTAGGCTTTCTTGCGAACTGATTTTTTCCGACGCTCTCCAAATCGACAGACTTGCTCTGTATACCAATCCATCCTCCTCATTGGAATCAAAAATCGCCGATCTTATCTGGGAAAGAGTGGAAAGAAGGGCAAGGGGGGAACCGGTTGCCTATATACTCGGTTATAGTTTATTTTATGGAGAAAAATTTTGGATTTCTCCTGCCGTTCTTATTCCAAGACCAGAGACGGAATTCGTCGTGGAGTCTGCCATGGAATTACTCCCTAGGCTTACGGGGCCTGTTCTTGATATTGGAACAGGCAGTGGAGCCATTGCAGTGACGATTGCTCAGGCTTATCCAAACTTATCCTTTTACGGTACAGATATCTGTAGTAATGCCCTTCAAATAGCTGAAAAAAATAAAAAGAAATTAAAAAATCTTTTCTTTTATCAGGATAACTTATTGGATAGGCCTCCTTGTGATTTTTTTGAGCTGATGATTGCTAATCTTCCCTACCTTCCCTCAGAAATCATTCCTCAGCTTTCTCCAGAAATACAATTTGAGCCTCGTATTGCTCTAGATGGAGGGAAGGACGGTTTGGAGTTGATCAGAAAATTCATTCCTCAAGCAAAAAACAGGTGTCGTTATCTTATCCTGGAGATAGGAGATGGGCAGTTTCTTCCAGTCAAGCAACTTTTAGTAGACCATGGTTTTTCTGTTGTCCAAGTAAAAAAAGATCTTTCCCAAATGGAGCGAGTTGTTATAGGAAAATATCGTGGATAA
- the prfA gene encoding peptide chain release factor 1: MCLERYIEKIQKKFDKLQTELSKEDLYSSNPAKTIEMAREHTRLKEILDLYGQLTTLQEAKASVVSLTKETADVELQELAQHEIEKLDQKIHELTVAVLSSLFPSEEEKSSKNLIIEIRAGTGGEEAALFASDLYRMYSKYAEKKGWKQELLHFHPSELGGLKEIIFSIQGKEAFKKLKYESGVHRVQRVPATESQGRIHTSTATVAVLLEPEEIELNIKPEDLRIEVCRAGGPGGQGVNTTDSAVQIFHIPSGIMVRCQDERSQLKNREKALKILKARLLSKKEEEEAQKRAMERKSMVGSGERTEKIRTYNFPQGRVTDHRIPITLYNLQSFLDGDIDPIIDQLIQKEVASRIAQELAEENIPFTATEDDRKPSIV, encoded by the coding sequence ATGTGTTTAGAACGATATATTGAAAAAATTCAAAAAAAGTTCGATAAACTCCAGACAGAACTTTCTAAGGAAGACCTCTATAGCAGCAATCCAGCCAAAACTATTGAAATGGCTAGAGAACACACTCGCTTAAAAGAAATACTGGATCTTTATGGTCAGTTAACAACACTTCAAGAAGCAAAGGCTTCTGTTGTTAGTCTGACAAAAGAAACAGCCGACGTAGAACTCCAAGAATTAGCCCAACACGAAATAGAAAAGCTGGACCAAAAAATACATGAACTTACAGTAGCTGTGCTTTCTTCGCTTTTCCCCTCGGAAGAAGAAAAAAGTTCGAAAAACCTGATTATTGAAATTCGAGCGGGAACGGGAGGAGAAGAAGCTGCCCTTTTTGCTTCTGATCTTTATAGAATGTATAGTAAATATGCCGAAAAAAAAGGTTGGAAGCAGGAGTTGCTCCATTTTCATCCTAGCGAATTAGGAGGGCTAAAAGAAATTATATTTTCAATCCAAGGAAAAGAGGCTTTCAAAAAATTGAAATATGAAAGTGGAGTGCATAGAGTCCAAAGAGTTCCCGCAACAGAATCTCAAGGAAGAATCCACACTTCAACAGCAACAGTGGCTGTCCTGTTGGAACCAGAAGAAATCGAATTAAATATAAAACCTGAAGATTTGCGGATTGAAGTCTGCAGAGCCGGAGGCCCCGGGGGTCAAGGAGTCAACACAACAGATTCGGCTGTTCAGATTTTTCACATTCCTTCAGGAATTATGGTCAGATGCCAAGATGAGAGATCTCAATTAAAAAACAGAGAAAAAGCACTCAAAATCCTTAAAGCAAGACTTCTTTCCAAAAAAGAAGAAGAAGAAGCTCAAAAACGTGCTATGGAAAGAAAAAGTATGGTGGGCAGTGGAGAACGGACAGAAAAAATACGGACTTACAATTTCCCTCAAGGACGAGTTACTGATCATAGAATTCCTATCACTCTTTATAATTTACAATCTTTTCTTGACGGGGATATCGATCCGATAATCGATCAGTTAATTCAAAAAGAAGTCGCTAGTAGAATCGCTCAAGAACTAGCCGAAGAAAACATCCCTTTCACTGCTACGGAAGATGACCGAAAGCCGTCAATTGTTTAA
- the rpmE gene encoding 50S ribosomal protein L31: MKKGIHPNYQETTISCACGAVYTTKSTKPSIRIGICASCHPLFTGQQKFVDTAGRVEKFARRFGKVSFLGDAANRKKKNK, translated from the coding sequence ATGAAAAAAGGAATTCACCCAAATTATCAAGAAACAACGATTAGTTGTGCGTGTGGAGCAGTTTATACAACCAAATCCACAAAACCTTCTATTAGGATAGGAATATGTGCTTCCTGTCATCCCCTATTTACTGGGCAGCAAAAATTTGTCGATACTGCCGGTAGAGTAGAGAAATTTGCAAGACGTTTTGGAAAGGTTTCTTTTCTAGGTGATGCAGCGAATAGAAAGAAAAAGAATAAGTAG
- the fabF gene encoding beta-ketoacyl-ACP synthase II → MSKRRVIISGMGLVSPNGNCVQEFWTSLINGKSGIGVITAFDTQAFDCKFGGEVRNFNPSNYFKNPKDARRADRFVQFAMAAAKEAIESSGLDFDREDPTKIGVIVSSGIGGLKTLEDQHTILLTKGPSRCSPLMIPMMISNMASGMIAIEYNLQGPNFSIVTACASAAHSIGEAFRMIQVSDADIIVAGGSEASIVPLGVAGFSNMKALSLRNNEPQKASRPFDRHRDGFVLSEGAGVVVLEELEHAKKRNAPIYAEIIGYGLSADAHHITAPDPSGEGATRAMEMAMRKAHLNPQDIDYINAHATSTIPGDICETMAIKKAFGKHAYSIPISSTKSMTGHLLGAAGAVELIACIKTIQEGVIPPTINLEEPDPLCDLDYVPNVARRQKVNIAMNNSFGFGGHNASLIIKRFD, encoded by the coding sequence ATGAGTAAGAGGCGAGTGATCATAAGCGGGATGGGGTTAGTCTCTCCAAATGGCAACTGTGTCCAAGAATTCTGGACAAGCCTTATAAACGGGAAAAGTGGCATTGGGGTCATCACCGCTTTTGACACTCAAGCTTTTGATTGCAAGTTTGGTGGAGAAGTAAGAAACTTTAATCCAAGTAACTACTTTAAAAATCCCAAAGATGCTCGAAGAGCTGACCGCTTCGTCCAGTTTGCAATGGCTGCAGCAAAGGAAGCCATTGAAAGCAGTGGCCTCGATTTCGATAGAGAAGACCCCACGAAAATAGGGGTAATTGTGAGTTCTGGCATTGGTGGTTTGAAAACATTGGAGGATCAACACACCATTTTGCTGACTAAAGGACCTTCCCGATGTAGTCCTCTCATGATTCCAATGATGATTTCTAATATGGCTTCAGGCATGATAGCTATAGAATACAATTTACAAGGTCCTAATTTTTCTATCGTAACTGCCTGTGCCTCTGCTGCTCATTCAATTGGCGAAGCTTTTCGCATGATCCAGGTTAGTGATGCCGATATCATCGTTGCTGGTGGATCAGAAGCCTCGATCGTGCCTTTAGGAGTTGCAGGATTTTCCAATATGAAAGCCCTCAGCCTACGAAACAACGAACCGCAAAAAGCTTCGCGACCCTTTGATAGACACCGCGATGGGTTCGTATTAAGCGAAGGGGCTGGAGTGGTTGTTTTGGAAGAGTTGGAGCACGCTAAAAAAAGAAACGCTCCTATTTATGCAGAGATCATCGGCTATGGCCTATCTGCCGATGCACATCATATTACTGCGCCTGATCCCTCCGGAGAAGGGGCGACTCGAGCGATGGAGATGGCTATGAGAAAAGCGCACCTCAATCCTCAAGACATCGATTATATTAACGCCCATGCGACAAGTACCATCCCCGGAGATATTTGTGAAACGATGGCAATAAAAAAAGCGTTCGGTAAACATGCTTATTCCATACCAATAAGCTCTACGAAGTCGATGACAGGCCATCTTTTAGGAGCTGCTGGAGCTGTGGAATTGATCGCATGCATTAAAACCATTCAAGAAGGGGTCATCCCCCCAACAATCAATCTAGAAGAACCTGATCCACTCTGCGATCTTGATTATGTACCTAATGTAGCACGGAGACAAAAAGTGAATATCGCCATGAACAATTCCTTTGGCTTTGGCGGACATAATGCCAGTCTGATTATAAAAAGATTTGATTGA
- a CDS encoding acyl carrier protein, with product MEENMAEKKSIEERVKNIIVEQLGVNPEQVTPKARFIEDLGADSLDTVELVMAFEEEFNVEVPDEEAEKLQTVGDVIRYIEENLEEEES from the coding sequence ATGGAGGAAAATATGGCAGAAAAAAAATCGATCGAAGAAAGAGTGAAAAACATTATTGTAGAGCAGCTTGGAGTCAATCCTGAACAGGTTACTCCCAAAGCCAGATTCATAGAGGATTTGGGAGCAGATTCTCTAGATACAGTTGAGCTGGTTATGGCCTTTGAAGAAGAATTCAACGTTGAAGTGCCGGATGAAGAAGCTGAAAAACTACAAACTGTAGGAGATGTCATTCGGTACATCGAAGAAAACCTAGAAGAAGAAGAAAGCTAA